One segment of Trichlorobacter ammonificans DNA contains the following:
- a CDS encoding TRAP transporter substrate-binding protein — MFKKISVAVLTLALALPLGAQASPIVIKFSHVVATNTPKGAAAEYFKKLAEERTKGKVKVEVYPNSQLYKDKEEMEALQLGAVQMLAPSLAKFAPLGLKEFEVFDLPFIFDDYKDLHAVTQGPVGAKLLKKLESKGLMGLAYWDNGFKVMSANKPLKNVADFRGLKMRIQSSKVLDSQMRSVGAIPQVMAFSEVYQALQTGVVDGTENPPSNLYTQKMHEVQKYVTVSNHGYLGYAVLVNKKFWMGLPADIRATLEGAMKDATKYANDIAKKDNDDALAAVKKSGKSQIITLTPAERQAWKKAMDKAHKDNAARIGNDIVQEVYKATGYNPN; from the coding sequence ATGTTCAAGAAGATCAGCGTTGCCGTTCTGACCCTGGCCCTGGCCCTGCCGCTGGGCGCACAGGCATCCCCCATTGTCATCAAGTTCAGCCACGTGGTCGCCACCAACACCCCCAAGGGAGCCGCTGCCGAGTACTTCAAGAAGCTGGCAGAGGAGCGCACCAAAGGCAAGGTCAAGGTGGAGGTCTACCCCAACAGCCAGCTCTACAAGGACAAGGAAGAGATGGAGGCCCTGCAGCTGGGCGCCGTGCAGATGCTGGCCCCTTCCCTGGCCAAGTTCGCCCCCTTGGGCCTGAAAGAGTTCGAGGTATTCGACCTGCCCTTCATCTTTGACGACTACAAGGACCTCCATGCCGTAACGCAAGGACCGGTGGGGGCCAAGCTGCTCAAGAAGCTGGAAAGCAAGGGGCTGATGGGCCTGGCTTACTGGGACAACGGCTTCAAGGTCATGTCCGCCAACAAGCCGCTCAAGAATGTTGCCGATTTCAGGGGGCTCAAGATGCGCATCCAGTCCTCCAAGGTGCTGGACTCCCAGATGCGCTCCGTGGGTGCCATTCCCCAGGTCATGGCCTTCTCGGAAGTCTACCAGGCACTGCAGACCGGCGTGGTGGACGGCACCGAGAACCCGCCGTCAAACCTTTACACCCAGAAGATGCATGAAGTGCAGAAGTACGTCACCGTCTCCAACCACGGCTACCTGGGCTACGCCGTGCTGGTGAACAAGAAGTTCTGGATGGGCCTGCCGGCCGACATCCGCGCCACCCTGGAAGGGGCCATGAAGGATGCCACCAAGTACGCCAACGACATCGCCAAGAAGGACAACGACGACGCCCTGGCGGCAGTGAAGAAGTCCGGCAAGTCCCAGATCATCACCCTGACCCCGGCCGAGCGCCAGGCATGGAAGAAGGCCATGGACAAGGCCCACAAGGACAACGCTGCCCGCATCGGCAACGACATCGTCCAGGAAGTCTACAAGGCAACCGGCTACAACCCCAACTGA
- a CDS encoding TRAP transporter small permease yields the protein MMKYLDHLEEIIITFLIGAATLIIFAAVLHRYAAGLPIPGLQDWLLGINLGWAQELCIYMFVWMAKFGAAYGVRTGIHVGVDVLVTRLPEPWRIKCVLLGITGGALFTGIIGALGAAFVWENGMHYAVYSKLGMDVSEIIEGPITPDLEWPTWIIYSAVPLGSFLMCFRFLQVGWAFFRTGELPHHDHGHVDGIEEEAVDSTDALEEYEEHKFDHETSGGGVK from the coding sequence ATGATGAAATATCTGGATCACTTAGAGGAAATTATCATCACCTTCCTCATCGGCGCGGCAACGCTGATCATCTTTGCCGCCGTGCTGCACCGCTACGCCGCCGGCCTGCCGATCCCCGGCCTGCAGGACTGGCTGCTGGGCATCAACCTGGGCTGGGCCCAGGAGCTCTGTATCTACATGTTCGTCTGGATGGCCAAGTTCGGCGCTGCCTACGGCGTCCGCACCGGCATCCATGTCGGCGTGGACGTACTGGTCACCCGCCTGCCGGAGCCATGGCGGATAAAGTGCGTGCTGCTGGGGATTACCGGCGGTGCGCTCTTCACCGGCATCATCGGCGCCCTGGGAGCCGCCTTTGTCTGGGAGAACGGCATGCATTACGCCGTCTACAGCAAGCTGGGGATGGATGTTTCGGAAATCATTGAAGGGCCCATCACGCCGGATCTTGAGTGGCCCACCTGGATCATCTATTCCGCCGTTCCCCTGGGGTCGTTCCTGATGTGCTTCCGTTTCCTGCAGGTGGGCTGGGCGTTCTTCCGCACCGGTGAGCTGCCCCATCACGACCACGGCCACGTGGACGGCATCGAAGAGGAAGCTGTGGACTCCACTGACGCTCTCGAAGAGTACGAGGAGCATAAATTTGACCACGAGACCAGCGGAGGAGGCGTAAAATGA